The Marinobacter sp. SS13-12 sequence TTCTTCCGGGAGGTGCTACAACCACAGTTATTGGACCGGCTGATCTGACGTTTGAAGAGGGTATCCGTTATGACGTGATTGCGTCCGGCAGTGTTGGCGCGGGTACGGTCGCACCGATTGTCCTTGCAGACGATGGAGAGCGAACCGATCCTGATTCCGTTCGGCTGCGTGTGGTTCACCTGTCGCCCGATGCCGATCAGGCAGCAAGTGGTCCGGTTGATGTGTACCTGACCCTGGCCGCTGACGGGAATGCGCTGCCTGCTGAACCCAGCTTTACCTTCTCGTTCGGAGAAGATGTCGGGCCGCTGGAGGTGGGCGCTGACACGTACCGTGTCCGTGTGACGCCTGAAAACAGCGACACCGTTGTCTACGATAGCGGTGAGGTACCGCTGCCCTCCGGCGCGGATTTGCTGATTGGTGCGGTAGATAACACCGGAGCCAACCGCACGCATATGGACGCCAGCCCGGTGAGCCTGATCGTTGCAAACGGAGCTGACGTCACGGAACTGTTTGATGTGGAACAACAGGCTGGGGTGAGGGCTGTTCATAACTCGGCCGACGCACCAAATGTGGATGTCCTGGTAGACAACAGCGTTGCCTTCGCCAATCTTGCGTTTCCGGACGTTGTGCCAGGAGCATCACTGGATGCTTATGCGAAAGTACCGGCTGGCACTCGTAACGTCAAAGTCACGCCCGCCGGCAATAACTCCGACGTGCGGATAGAAGCAGATCTCGATCTGGTTAATGCACAGGGATACACAGTTGTAGCATTGAACTTGCTGGCGGACATTGAGGCTCTGGTGCTGGAAGACTCGGTTCGCAGCATCGCCACCCAGGCAACTGTCAGGGTGGTTCACGGTTCAACGCTCGCCGGACCGGTCAATGTGTATCTGTTACCCGAAGGTGAAACGAATGTGAACGTTGCGCAGCCGGTACTGACGGATGTGCCATTCAAGGCCAACTCAGGGTATCTGGCAGTTACGCCGGGCATTTATAACCTGGTGGTGACAGATGACAGTGGTAATGCGGCTATTGGCCCTGCGGAAGTAAATCTTCAGGTCGGCGGCATTTATACCGCTATTGCCCGTGATACACAGGCTCTCGATGGCGCTGATCTGATCTTGCTGGATGATTTTGTACTGGGGAACTGATCCAGTCCGGAACCTGAATACGTAGGCACTGTTGTACATTCAAAGCGTTGATAATGCAGCCCCGGAAATTCCCGGGGCTTTTTTTTTGGTTTACAGTGTCATGTTGGCAATTACCGGGTTTCGATATTGCCTTCCTCGTCGGAGATAACAATCTCCACCCGGCGGTTTTGCTGCCGCCCGCCAGAAGTATCATTACTCGCTACCGGGAATTCTTCGCCAAACCCCTTGGTTTCTACCCGATCACGACTGATACCCATGCTGACCAGGGCATCACGGACTGATTCCGCCCGGCGTTCAGACAGTTCCTGGTTGTACGACGCTTCGCCGGTACTGTCGGTATAGCCTTCTACACGTACCCGGCGATCCTCGTATTCCCGCATGAACTCAGCCAGTCGGTTAACGGTTGCTTCACCGGAGGACTTCAGTTCGGCCCGGTTGAGGTCGAACAGTACATCACCAAGAGTCAGCACCATCCCACGATCTGTTTGCTCGGCCTGCATGGCTTCCATTTGCAGGCGAAGCTCTTCCGCTTCCCGTCTGGCTTCCGCTGCTTTATTGGAGCTCATCTGTAGCTCCAGCTTCCTGCGCCGTTCCTCCGCGGAATTGATCTGTTGCTGCAATTCTGCGCGCCTTCCCTGTTCGGCGGCAATTTGTGCGTGCCGATTGGCAAGGTAGGCTGCATGCTCAATCTCGACAATGTCCGCGTCATCTTCCAGCAGCGATTCCGCACGGGACAGCTGGTCCCTGGCCTCCCTTAACTGACGATCGCCGCTGCGGGCCACGTTCGGGTCGTTCCTGATTTCCTCATAGGCAGCCCTTGCCTCCTCGATTTTCTGGTTGTCCTGGGGCGTACTGGCACAGCCGGCCACCAAGACAGAAAAGCTCACTGCCATGCCCAAAGTCATGTTGCGCTTGTTCATAACAATCTCCTGTTTCCGCTGAGGCCTTACTGGCGTTCTTCGATTCGTTGGCGAAGAGATTCGATATTCGTATTGATCTCTTCAACCGCCTGCTGTGCCTTCGCGGTGTCTGAGCGGGCCCCGGCCAGTTGTGCATCGACGGAAGCTTTCTCCAGAAGGCGGGTTGCCTCCCTATATTTTTCCGCTTCGATCAGTTCTTCCGCGTCGGCCACCCTGTTCTGCGCTTGGTTCAACAGCACTGGCTCGAAGTCTCTGGCATCTGATGAAACTGCCTGCTGGATGGCTGACTCGGCAGATTGCAATTGCCCATCCGGCCGCTCCACAGAACTGGCACAGCCACCCACAAGGACAGCAATGCCAATAATGCCGGCAGCGCCTAACATCGAAGTATGCTTGTTCATGCACTATCTCCTTCCAGTGAAGGACGAGGACTGTTTGTCTCGCCCGAACTCAAGGTAGACACCTCTGTAAACGGAACACCCTTTTCAGGGACCACGTTCTCCAGTCAGAGCGTCTTCTCCCGCTACGCTTAAGACTAGCAGCTGGTTCAGGACCCGGCATGACGGTATGGAAATAAACTCCGGCTGTTCATCTTTCTGGTCTTTTTTTTCAGCTCTTTCGGTCGCGGTTGTTGGCAGGGCCACAACCGCCACCCAAATGCCATTGATCTGGCCGTTTCGAAGCGTGAACGGGGTGGATGACATAATTGTAACCAGGGACCAAAATACGATAGACCTGATGACAGATGTAGCGCCATGCCCGTGACATGGCGGGTGAAAACCGCAAGGGGGGAAGTGTCTGAGCCGAGCTGTTTACGCCGTAGGCTTAGCGAATCTCGGTGCCACTGGACGGCGCCTGGGAAAGCGTGGTTCCGGTGGGCGGGCGGTGATGAAGGGAGTAGATAATCCGGTCCAGTACCGCCTGACCGTTCCAGGCCGGGTCATTGTTGACCATGCCGACAACCGCCCAGGTGGTGTTGGTATCGTCCCGCGTGAAGCCGGCAATAGAACGAACATTTTCCAGATAACCGGTCTTGATGCGTCCTTTGCCGTCAAGGCCGGCGTTTCTGAGCCTCCTGGCCATGGTGCCGTCCATAGCAATCAGCGGCATGGAGGCCATCAGGTCAGCTGAGTAATCGCTGTTCCAGGCGTGTTGGAGGATCTGGGCGCCCTGGCGGGCAGTGATGCGGCCGTGACGGGTCAGGCCCGCACCATTATCAATAACCATTCCCGCGGTATTGACGCCTTTGTCCTGAAGCCACTGATAAATGACGCGGATGCCGGCAACCCGGTCGTCTTCATCGTCGTCCAGCCGGTACTCCGAGCCAATGGTCAGCAACAACTGGCGGGCCATGACATTACTGCTCCACTTGTTGATGTCGCGCACCATGGTCACCAGGTCGGGCGAGGTGGTTTTCAGTAACAGTCGGGCATCTTCTGGTGTGCTGGCCAGCAGACTCTTGCCGCTGATCTCGATGCCCATATCCGTGAGCAGCGAGCGTATCAGCGAAGCAGTGTATTGCTCATGGGGCAGTACAGACAGATACGCGGTCGTGCGGCAGCCCTGGGGTAACTCACCCGTTACCCTGACGGTGACCCGGTGGTCATCATGGAAGATGGGCTCCCAGTCAAAGTTTCTACGGGCGGGGCAGGGCCCTTCAGCCGCTGCGGTTACCCGGTTGTCGATCACAACATCGTTGAGTGAGGGCGCGCTCCAGGCCTGGGTGCCGCGCTCGTCGGCCCGAACCTGGAAATGCACCAGGTTAAGGTTGGTGAGGTAGGGCGAGGGCTGAACCAGAAACGGCGCATGGGGGTTGTTGCCGTTGTCGTCGAAGACAGGCAATCCCTCTGCCAGCTTGAACACGTCACCATCCAGAACAAGATTGCCATTGATGGCGCTGATGCCCATGCCGCGAAGCTCACTCAGGGTGCTCCACAGGCGCTCGATGGTCAGCTTCGGGTCGCCGCCCAGATCGACATAGAAGTTGCCGTTGAGCGTGTCGCCCACAAGCTCACCATCGGTATAGAAGTTGGTGTCCCAGTGATAGGTCGGCCCCAGGGTTTCCAGCGCTGCATAGGTGGTGATCAGCTTGAGAATGGAACCGGGGCTCATCAGCGCGTCGGCGTTGATATACTGCTCAATGCCGGGGCCGTTCAGGGGGATGGCCGCCATGCTCAGCGCGTGCTCGTCATTCAGGGACTGAAATGCGTAGTCCCGCACCTGGCTGCTCCAGGTTTTCTTGGTGCTGGCTGCCGGGTCAGAAGCGAATGCAGTGCCAATTGAGAGTATGGCTGCCAGGGTGGAAACGAGCAGGCGCGGCACAGCTCTACCATGCTGGCAGCCCGTTCCGTTGTGTGTCTTGTAACAATGGCTTCGTGCCGTCAGCAACATGGTGCAACGCTCGTTGATTCTCGATTTACTTACAATAGCCCAAAATTCAGGCTCATACTATGTGGAAAGGCTATACATGACGTTAAAAAATGCCAGTAGTGTCGTTGTTTATACTACCTTTTTGTTAAGGGATGTAAGTGCTCTATTTAATCAACAGGTTAGCAACCGGACATCTTGCAGCGTTACGATAGTCAGCAAGAACAAAACCTGAACCAGTGCGGGTACGTAGTGCAATTATGAGCGGTGCAATCATGAGCGCAACGGATACCGGAGGCTGAGAAATGGCAACACAATGGACCCGACGACAGTTCCTGGCCGCACTGGCGGCCACCGGCCTCTCACTTCGCATGCCGGGACTGGTGGCAGCACCCGGCGAGGCGGCGATCACCCGGCCCATTCCCTCCTCCGGGGAGCGGTTGCCCGTGATTGGCATGGGTACCTGGCGCACGTTCAATGTGGGCGGGGACCAGCATCTGGTGAACGAGCGCACCGAGGTGTTGAAGACGTTCTTTGAACTGGGCGGCACCCTGGTGGACTCGTCGCCCATGTACGGCTCGGCCGATGATGTCATGGGGGAAGCACTTGAGACCCTGAACGCCCATGACAAAGTGTTTGCTGCCAACAAGATCTGGACCCGGGATGGCGGTGCCACCCGGGAGCAGGACAGGGAAACCCGCGAAAAATGGGGCATTGAACGCTTTGATCTGCAGCAGGTACACAACCTGTTGGCGTGGGAGGAGCACCTGGACACCCTGAAGCAAATGAAGGCGGACGGGGAGATTCGATATCTGGGTATCACCACCTCCCACGGCCGGCGTCACCGGGATCTTGCGCACATCATGGAACAGCACCCCCTCGACTTTGTGCAACTGACCTACAATGTACTGGACCGGGAAGCGGAACAACGCCTGTTGCCGCTGGCAAGAGAGCGGGGCATTGCGGTCATTGTGAATCGCCCGTTCCAGGGCGGCAGCCTGTTCCGTCGCTTCCAGTCCGAGCCATTGCCCGGCTGGGCAGAAGAGGCAGGTTGTGGCAACTGGGCCGAGTTTTTCCTCAAGTTCATCGTGTCCCACCCGGCGGTCACCTGTGCCATTCCGGCGACAACCCGTGTGGAGCATATGGAAGAGAACATGGGCGCTTTGTACGGGACGCTTCCTGATCAACAACAGCGCCGGAAAATGGCCGATTACGTGGCGGGGTTATGACCGATGTGAATTGGTTGAGCTATTCACTGTCTGACTTTCTGATGTTCGGGCCGGAGGTGTTTCTCCGGCTCTTTGTTCGTATCAATCAGGATTTCTGGCCCTGGCAGGGCATTGCGGTTGCAATGATGCTGTTGATTGCCGGGTTGCTGGTGCGTGGTGACAGGCTGGCGAAACGGGGCACTCTGTTGCTGCTGGCGGCCGCCTGGATGTGGTGCGGTGCCGGGTTCCTGATGGAATATTACGGACCCATCAATATACCAGCCGCCTGGTTTGGCTGGGCCTTTATTCTGCAAGCTGCGCTGTTAACAGTCGCGGCGCTGGTCTGGCCCTGGGATGGGCGTTCTGCAGCGCCTGCGCGCCGATGGCAGGCGGGCATCGGCTGGTTGGTGATGGCGTCGCTGCTGCCATTGCTGGCAGCGGCGCAGTCCGGAAACTGGCAGGGCGTCGCCCTCTTCGGGATCACGCCAGACGTGACCGTTGCCGCCTCTCTACCTTGCCTACTGCTGTTGCCCAGGCGGGTTCGCTGGCTGTTTCTGCTGCTGCCGTTGCTCTGGTGCCTGTTCAGTGCGGCAACCTTGTGGACGCTTGGCACACGGCTGATGTTTGTCCTTCCCGCTGCCATACTGGTGCTGACGATGGTTAGCTTCTGGTTCAGTCCCAGGCCGGCGCAAAGTCCGGGTTAGCGATTCGTTCACCACGGTCCAGCTTGTCTATCTGAGCAATTTCTTCCGCACTGAGTGTGATACGGAGCGCATCCAGGTTGGCTTTCTGGTGCTGGGGGCGCGTTGATGACGGAATCGGTACCACGCCTCGGGACACGACCCAGGCAATGGCAATCTGTGCCGGAGACGCATTGTGCTCCCGGCCGATGCGGATCAGGGTTTCATCTTCCATTACCTTGCCCACGGCCAGTGGCATGTACCCTGTCACGGTAATACCCAGTTTCTGCGCATGCTCCACCACTTTGCGATTGGCCAGGAAAGGATGGACCTCAACCTGGTTGGTGAAGATGGCTGTCTCGCCTAGAATCTCTTTCGCCTGGTCCATCTGGGCGCAGGTGAAGTTGGATATGCCGATGTGTGACGTCAGCCCCTCCCGTTGTGCGTCCCGCAAGGCACCCAGGTAGTCCGTCATGGGCACTTCGTCGTTCGGTGACGGCCAGTGGATGAGGGTGAGATCCACGTGGTCCGTTTTCAGCCGCGCCAGGCTGTCGTGCAGGCTGTTGATCAGGTCACTCGGGCGAAGCTGGTCGTGCCAGATCTTGGTGGTCAGGAATATATCGCGACGTGGGATGCCGCTGGAGGTGATGCCATCGCCCACTTCAGACTCATTTTCATACATCTGGGCGGTATCGATATGCCGGTAACCCAGAGAAAGGGCGCTTTTAACCGCCTCACGCGCATCGTTACCTTTCAGGCGGAAGGTGCCCATACCGATTTTCGGAAGTGTGCTGAATGCCATGGTGTCCTCCTTTGCGAACGCTCTGATTTGTATGTGGTGCCCGCCCGCTGGTTCTTCAAGTGGCAGGTGGTTATCATACCGGCCGCGGAAACACGGCAAGCCGACTAATTACCGAGGTCAAATCATGCTGACTGGGCAATGCCTTTGTGGCGATATCAAGCTGGAATACGACGGCCCGTTGGGACCGATAGCCCTGTGCCATTGCAGCCAGTGCCGGCGCGCCCATGGCAGTGCGTTTTCCGCCAGCGCGCCAATTCAGAAAATCCGAACCCGTTTTACCGCGGGTGAAGAGCTGGTCCGGGAATACGAATCCCGCCCGGGCAAGTACCGGGGTTTCTGCCCCCGCTGCGGCAGCCAGCTGTACAGCCGGGTTGATGCCATTCCCGGTATCCTGCGCCTGCGGGTCGGCATGATCAACGAGCCTTTGGGCAAAGGACCGGCATCACACGTTTATGTCGGTTCCAAGTCGGACTGGTTTGCCATCACGGACGATACTCCCCAGTACGACAAAACCGAAAGAAGCTATGATCCGAACTGACGGTCCGAACTGAGGGCACCGGATCATTCCGCGGGTACGATCCGGTAAACCTTGCCGTCGGAATGGTCTGTCAGTAACCAAAGGGCGCCGTCAGGCCCCATCCGCACATCGCGGATACGTTCGCCCAGGTCTTCCAGCAAATCCTCTTCCTCTTTGACGTCCTCGTTGTC is a genomic window containing:
- the dacB gene encoding D-alanyl-D-alanine carboxypeptidase/D-alanyl-D-alanine-endopeptidase produces the protein MLLTARSHCYKTHNGTGCQHGRAVPRLLVSTLAAILSIGTAFASDPAASTKKTWSSQVRDYAFQSLNDEHALSMAAIPLNGPGIEQYINADALMSPGSILKLITTYAALETLGPTYHWDTNFYTDGELVGDTLNGNFYVDLGGDPKLTIERLWSTLSELRGMGISAINGNLVLDGDVFKLAEGLPVFDDNGNNPHAPFLVQPSPYLTNLNLVHFQVRADERGTQAWSAPSLNDVVIDNRVTAAAEGPCPARRNFDWEPIFHDDHRVTVRVTGELPQGCRTTAYLSVLPHEQYTASLIRSLLTDMGIEISGKSLLASTPEDARLLLKTTSPDLVTMVRDINKWSSNVMARQLLLTIGSEYRLDDDEDDRVAGIRVIYQWLQDKGVNTAGMVIDNGAGLTRHGRITARQGAQILQHAWNSDYSADLMASMPLIAMDGTMARRLRNAGLDGKGRIKTGYLENVRSIAGFTRDDTNTTWAVVGMVNNDPAWNGQAVLDRIIYSLHHRPPTGTTLSQAPSSGTEIR
- the dkgB gene encoding 2,5-didehydrogluconate reductase DkgB; the protein is MAFSTLPKIGMGTFRLKGNDAREAVKSALSLGYRHIDTAQMYENESEVGDGITSSGIPRRDIFLTTKIWHDQLRPSDLINSLHDSLARLKTDHVDLTLIHWPSPNDEVPMTDYLGALRDAQREGLTSHIGISNFTCAQMDQAKEILGETAIFTNQVEVHPFLANRKVVEHAQKLGITVTGYMPLAVGKVMEDETLIRIGREHNASPAQIAIAWVVSRGVVPIPSSTRPQHQKANLDALRITLSAEEIAQIDKLDRGERIANPDFAPAWD
- a CDS encoding OmpA family protein, whose translation is MNKRNMTLGMAVSFSVLVAGCASTPQDNQKIEEARAAYEEIRNDPNVARSGDRQLREARDQLSRAESLLEDDADIVEIEHAAYLANRHAQIAAEQGRRAELQQQINSAEERRRKLELQMSSNKAAEARREAEELRLQMEAMQAEQTDRGMVLTLGDVLFDLNRAELKSSGEATVNRLAEFMREYEDRRVRVEGYTDSTGEASYNQELSERRAESVRDALVSMGISRDRVETKGFGEEFPVASNDTSGGRQQNRRVEIVISDEEGNIETR
- a CDS encoding GFA family protein; this translates as MLTGQCLCGDIKLEYDGPLGPIALCHCSQCRRAHGSAFSASAPIQKIRTRFTAGEELVREYESRPGKYRGFCPRCGSQLYSRVDAIPGILRLRVGMINEPLGKGPASHVYVGSKSDWFAITDDTPQYDKTERSYDPN
- a CDS encoding DUF6064 family protein — encoded protein: MTDVNWLSYSLSDFLMFGPEVFLRLFVRINQDFWPWQGIAVAMMLLIAGLLVRGDRLAKRGTLLLLAAAWMWCGAGFLMEYYGPINIPAAWFGWAFILQAALLTVAALVWPWDGRSAAPARRWQAGIGWLVMASLLPLLAAAQSGNWQGVALFGITPDVTVAASLPCLLLLPRRVRWLFLLLPLLWCLFSAATLWTLGTRLMFVLPAAILVLTMVSFWFSPRPAQSPG
- a CDS encoding DUF4398 domain-containing protein; amino-acid sequence: MNKHTSMLGAAGIIGIAVLVGGCASSVERPDGQLQSAESAIQQAVSSDARDFEPVLLNQAQNRVADAEELIEAEKYREATRLLEKASVDAQLAGARSDTAKAQQAVEEINTNIESLRQRIEERQ
- a CDS encoding DUF4397 domain-containing protein yields the protein MTSKYALPIVVAGSIVLAGCFDGSSSSSDPAPVTTQVRVIHGVSDAPAVNVGIDGDIAIAGADFKQAAILDPAVGSYSVTVDGLLPGGATTTVIGPADLTFEEGIRYDVIASGSVGAGTVAPIVLADDGERTDPDSVRLRVVHLSPDADQAASGPVDVYLTLAADGNALPAEPSFTFSFGEDVGPLEVGADTYRVRVTPENSDTVVYDSGEVPLPSGADLLIGAVDNTGANRTHMDASPVSLIVANGADVTELFDVEQQAGVRAVHNSADAPNVDVLVDNSVAFANLAFPDVVPGASLDAYAKVPAGTRNVKVTPAGNNSDVRIEADLDLVNAQGYTVVALNLLADIEALVLEDSVRSIATQATVRVVHGSTLAGPVNVYLLPEGETNVNVAQPVLTDVPFKANSGYLAVTPGIYNLVVTDDSGNAAIGPAEVNLQVGGIYTAIARDTQALDGADLILLDDFVLGN
- a CDS encoding aldo/keto reductase, translated to MATQWTRRQFLAALAATGLSLRMPGLVAAPGEAAITRPIPSSGERLPVIGMGTWRTFNVGGDQHLVNERTEVLKTFFELGGTLVDSSPMYGSADDVMGEALETLNAHDKVFAANKIWTRDGGATREQDRETREKWGIERFDLQQVHNLLAWEEHLDTLKQMKADGEIRYLGITTSHGRRHRDLAHIMEQHPLDFVQLTYNVLDREAEQRLLPLARERGIAVIVNRPFQGGSLFRRFQSEPLPGWAEEAGCGNWAEFFLKFIVSHPAVTCAIPATTRVEHMEENMGALYGTLPDQQQRRKMADYVAGL